ttgattcttttttatgcaGAGCCTGCTGCTTTTAAGCCCAGTGCAGCCCGCTCTGAAGGAGGTCCACAGCCCCCCGGGCTAAGGAGCCTTTGAGCCCTTCGTGATGGGAGCCCATTCCCCAGGGGCCACTCCTTTCACCTTTTCATGACTGATCGGAGGAATGTATTCCTTTAGCTTCCTCTTGTGGGTCCCCATTCTGCTCTCTGCGCCCTCGGGGGGACACTTGGGGCCCCTCTGACCTCTCCCATCCTTTCTTGAGTTGCCTGCGTGGCAGTTGGGGACTTCCAAGGACCTTTGCAGCTGTACCCTGCTGCCATGGGTCTGCCTGGCTGTGCATCTGGGAGGAAGGGCTTGGCTGGGCAGGAGCTTCAGCCTCCTCCAGCCCAGAGGAGCCAGCAAGGAGCCCAggtgggtgggggcagccagCAGGTTGGACCTCAGGCAggcccctcccctttcctgggcctctgtgtcctcacctggacCTGGGCTCTGAGATGGAGTGCTGTGTCCCAGGGAGCCGTGCTCTCTCACTCCTAGCCACCCAGGGCTCTCCAAGGGCCTTGATCCTCACCACAGGGCTGCCGATCCCTCATCTCGTTAGCTTGGAATCTGCTAGCACAGGATCCTCATCCCTAGTCAGCTGGCCCAGACCTTCAGGACACGTGTGGATAAGCCTGAGCGCTTTTGCCCCCTGCACCGTGCTAAAGCTTTATGTGCATTTTCTTCTCGCTTTAAAAACAGTCCCCGCAGATGGTATGTATTAGTATCGTCTGtgtttaacagatgagaaaacttgccattcagagaggttaggtagcTTGACAAAGGGCACACAGCTGGTGACTGCGGGAGCTGAGATTTGAATCCACAGCTGTCTTACTGCAGCTCTTAGCCTCCCCCAGGTACCACTTTCCTTAGTTAAACAGAGTGACCCTAGGTCTTAGTGCCCTTCGAAACTTGAATGACGTCAGAAGTACATTCCCAACTTATGAAACACCTTTATAAGTTGAATTATCTAAATTTCTTTTACGCTTAATAGCTTTGTGATTTTGATAACCCGTTTTCAatttaacacatttaatttttgGCTCAGTCAGCACTTTCCATCTTTAATCGGAAGGACAGAGATcaacaatttaaatgaaaaattgatTATTCAAAAATCGTAAGACTAAATAGGCACgaaaaattcatttcaaataatgtttttgaaagtTTATAGAATTTGTACTTTTGAAATTATTCAAGCCTAAAACTACCGAGAGTTTGCAGGACATCCTTCTCAGTCATGGATGGATGTACCCAAAGCCAGTGACTGAGGCTGGGCGGACCGCTGGCAGGAACTATTCTCTGGGAGGTGCCCCGAGCAAGGGTCTAGGGACCAGGGGGAGGCAAACAGGGGCATGAGACACTTAACCCCTTTCTTGCCAGCCGCTTGCCCATGCCGAAATCTGCCTGGGGAAGTGGCGAGGCTAAAAATGGTTCTTGGCTAAAAATAGCTGGGCCTGCCACCCTGGTGGGCAGaggctcccttcccttcctccctccttcccttccagcAATTTGCTGACttgttttctcctccttcccagggCGCTGCCATGGTAACCGGGAGGCCAGTCACAAATAACCGGTCTGGCTAGCTGCCCGGCGGGCCCCAGAGGCCGCCCCTTACAGACACATGCCCCTTTCACAGGCTGCCTCTCAGGGTTGGCCAggaggaatatattttttttttctccccggCTCCCATCCTGGTCCCTCCCATTTCCTGGCTCCTCCTGTCTGAGTCTCAGCCCGGCCTGTGCTGGGAGGCCAGTCAATCGACTGGGAGCCCAGCGAGCGAGCACTCGGCTGCAGCCAGAACTATTGCCGCCTGGGACGCGGGGTGGGAGACAGGAGCCCCGGGGGTGCTCTCAGCGGACCGTCCCAGGCAGCAAGGTGGGGGGCCCTACAGCGATGCTCCGAGGCATGTACCTCACTCGGAACGGGAACCTCCAGAGGCGGCACACCATGAAGGAGTAGGTGCCCGTCGCCCCAGCCCgcacccaccccaccctgagCTTGCAGCGGCCGAGTGCGCCAGCCTGACTGACCCCCGTCTCTGCTTCTGCCCCCAGAGCCAAGGACATGAAGAACAAGCTGGGCATCTTCAGGCGGCGGAACGAATCCCCTGGGGCCCAGCCAGCGGGCAAGACAGACAAAGTGATGAAGTCATTCAAGTAGGTCCTCCCTGCCACCCCTAGGTCCCCTCAGACACTCACCGGTCCCTGGGGGTGCAGGGCTGGCCGTGGGCTTAAGAGAGAATGCTGTTGGCTTCCCTGGGGGATGGAGGCTCTCGTGGAGGGAGTCTGGTACCTAGGATCAGCTGACTTTGCGGTTGGGAGGGGGGCTCTGCTCCTTGCTCCTCGGGGAAGGGCAGCCAGAGAGGGGCAGAGGTGGAGGCAGAAGTGATACCGGCCCCAGCAAAGGAACTGAGCCCTCTTCTGGGCTCCCCAGCCTGGTTCAGCTGCTTCCAGGGCCAAAGGCAGCTGACAGAGGTCACCTGGCTCCAGCCACCCCACTTCCCCAAGCCTCCCAGTGCCCTCACCGAGCCCCTTGCCTCACCCTTTAGGCCCACCTCAGAGGAAGCACTCAAGTGGGGCGAGTCCTTGGAGAAGCTGCTGGTCCACAAATGTAAGTGGGGGGCCGGCCGGCCCGTCCCCTCCCTGTGTCCTCCTcgccttctcctcctccacccctttcCCAGGCTCAGGGAGTGCATCGGGCCTTGGAGAGGCTGCCTGTCCCCCTCTCCTGGGCAGTCAGGTGTCCCTACTCTTGGGAAAGGCCAAGCCCCTTGGTCCGGCCTTGGAGCCGGCTTCCGCCAGCCCCACCCTGTCCATGGGAGCTGGCACTGCCTGCCTGAGGCCACTGGGACCTGTGTGCTCAGACCCATATTCCCAGAATAACAATAAACATTTCCATGTACTGAGGGCTTGCACTGGGCCAGATGTGCCCGCCCGCTCATGGGCAGGAGCACTTCTGAGCCTCACCAGCACCAGGAGAGGAGACTGAGGATCCCCAATTGTCCAATGAAGGAATGGAGGCACAGATGGGGGCAGACCTGGCCGAGGCCCACAAAGAGGCAGTGGCAGGGGCGGGACCGCACCCCAGGGTTCCTGGCTCTCAGAAGTGGGTCAGCTTACTAAGCTCCCAGCATCTGCACCCAAAAGGCCCCAGAAGGGTTAGCTGGAGGGCCCGAGGGCAGAAGGGGCTGGTTTTGCCTCTCACCTCAGGGTCTGGGCTTCTCCTTCACAGATGGCTTAGCGGTCTTCCAAGCCTTCCTTCGCACTGAGTTTAGTGAGGAGAACCTGGAATTCTGGCTGGCATGCGAGGACTTCAAGAAAGTCAAGTCACAGTCCAAGATGGCAGCCAAGGCCAAGAAGATCTTTGCTGAGTATATCGCCATCCAGGCCTGCAAGGAGGTAAGGCTTTGGGGCTGGACCCTTGGGCCCTCGTCCTCATGCCGGGGGCCTCCCAGTGATCGGGGTGCCTGGCAGCCTCAAGGAGCAAGCAGCTCAGGAAGGGGAGAGGCCAGAGCGACGCTTAGGGACCGTGGGCCCAGGGTGACGAGGAAGCAGGCTGGGGCCCCAGGAAGAACAGAATCCTGATGGATAACAAGGATAATGGCCAAGCACCACCTGTCAAGGTGCTGCTGGCTGCTAGGCACACGCTAAGCCCTCCATGTGTGGGCTCTCACATCTAACCCTCCCAATAACCCATAAAATaggttttaatattattttccttttaaacatgAGGAGGTTGTCTCAGAGAGCCTAACATCTGTGGGGTGCTTCCTCTGCATGCATATTAAATACAGTCCATCTATTTGATATGGATGATCTTAATTTCCACAACTCGGTGAGGAATATACCACCATTCTGGCCGATACACAGGCAGGGGAGGCACAGAGCCCTTCAATAATTTGCTAAAGATCAGACAtccattttttctgtcttttttttgccttttctagggctgctcctgcagcatatgcaggttcccaggctaggggtctaataggagctctagccaccagcctataccacagcaacacgggatccaagccacatttgcaacctacaccacagctcactgcaatgccggatcctcaacccactgagcaaggccagggatcgaacccgcaaccctcatggttcccagttggatttgttaaccactgcgccacgacgggaactccaagatcagaCATCTAGATGTGGCACTGCTGGGATCTTGAACTCAGGGAACCTGACCCCGGAGGTGGTGTTTTCAGGCCTGTTAACTCTCCCACCTGAATAGGAAGTGACCGAGCCAGGACTTGAGTCCACTAACCTGTGGGCCTGCGCTCTGAACCTTAAGATACAGGGCAGGGGCTTGGAGGTGAGAAGCTGGTAGGTCCCGTCCAGGGGTCCCCAGTCCCCAGGAGCAGCTTCTTGCAGGCAGCCCTGACAATGTCACCCTCTGCCCGCAGGTAAACCTGGACTCATACACACGGGAGCACACCAAGGACAACCTGCAGAGCGTCACGCGGGGCTGCTTCGATCTGGCGCAGAAGCGTATCTTTGGACTCATGGAGAAGGACTCGTACCCACGCTTCCTCCGCTCTGACCTCTACCTGGACCTCATTAACCAGAAGAAGATGAGTCCCCGCTTTAGGGGCCACGGGGGTGGAGCTCAGCGTTCACACCAGGCGGGCTGTGTGcctccccactgcctccctctccccgcgACAGGGGGGCAAGCAAGCCCGGAAGGCTGTGTCCGGACAGACAGACGGACATTTGGATGAGAGGCCTGGACCAAGAGAGGCTCAGGCCGCTGGAGGAGTAGAGGGACTGGCCCCGTTGGGTCCCCACTGCCCTGGTACGAGGGGGCCCGAGGGCCCTGGCAGGTCAGGGGCCCTGGCTGAGCCAGATCCGGAGCTGCTGCTCCCGGATGTGGAGACTCTTGCAACGACCAAGTTCCTTAAAGAACTGGCTGATGGGGCAggggcccaggcctgggctccGGGGCTCTCCAGGGGGGCTTGCCGGGGCTCTCAGCTCAGACCCCTGccttgagttttatttatttaaacagtaGCTGGATGCTTGGCACGTCGTCCTATACTAGGAAACCTTTTGCCTCATCAGTTTTCCTAATTTCCAAGTGCAATATTTTAACCAACGCCTTGTGAAAAGCCACCTTGCAGAGAAGGTGGACACCATTTCCGGTTTCAGGGGATTCACTGGTCCCGAGCCCCAGTGGCGGGCAGCTGGGACTGCTGGACTGACAAggcctggaggggtgggggctgcagtcTGACCTCACACCGAAATCCAGCACCCCTGAGTGAGGGCCCCCTGGGGGCTCCAGGGAAGCATGGCACCCTCAGACCAGACAGCGGCCGAGTTCTGGAGCAAATAAAAGGCctgtattattttttgttcttgacCCTTTCTGTGTGTTCCTGGTTTTGAGGCTTCCTAGGGAGACTGGGCCTGGGGCAGTTGGTAGGTGGGCTGTCATTCTAGCTGTTTCTCCTCTCTAGCCATcacctgcctcccacccctgTGCCATATACACGATACGCTGGTGCTGTTCCCAGACAGccgcctgctctgtgccaggcgctCTGCCAGGCTTGTTCCACTTAACATCTATCTCATCTTCCCCACAAGCCTGGGAGCTGGGGCTTATCCCCCTTTAACAGATGAGGCGAGTGAAGCCCAGGCAGGTTGGgtgacttttccaaggtcacacagccagcaagtggcAGAGACATGGTTCAGCCCAAGCCAGCCTGGCTATACTCTGCATCACTGTCCCCTACCAGCTACCAGATGGACTCCTAACTTGGCTGCTACTATTCCCTTCCCGTCTCTGTCCTGCCATACCCTGAGGTTCCAGTGGAACTTTCTGGTGGTACAAGGATGGCTGGTGGAGGTGGATGAGGCCAGAATCTCAGGCAGGGTGGCAGCCGTAGATGGCAGGCTTGTGGAGGCCTTTAGGACAGAGAACGAGCCGGGGAGGTGACGGGGCCGGGGTGGGATCGTGTTCCCCGAGTGTCCCTCTGTGGCCCTGGGGAGGACGTCCCCCTCTGTGCCTAACAGGAGATGCAGATTTAGGAAAGGCCAGGTTCAAAACCGCGGTCCAGAGGGGGCCCTGGACCACTTGCTTAGAGGGTGGGAGAGAGCCTGCCCAAGCCGTTGCAAAAGCTGCCCACACGTACCACCTGCCAGGATCCGGAGGCAGGGACCAGAgtggggccctggggtggggactgGCTCAGCTCGGCTGACAGATGAAGGGAGACAGAATTGGTGCCGGAGGGGCTGGGCCCCATCTCCTTGGAGCTTGTTCCCTGCGTGGGGCCCTGGGTTCAGGTCTGCCCACCGaggacttggagctgcagccactgtcctCCATGCCACCCTTGCTGGGCTCCCTGAGCAAGAGCACACCTAGGTTCCCCCCGCACTGGGAAAGCATCAGACATGGTGGTCCTCGGGGGGCCTAACTTGGGGCCAGGCTTATAAGAGGTGCTCACTACATGTTACAGCCTCTTCCCCTGTGAGCTCCTTCAGGAGTGGGCTGGGTCTTCTTCCAGGTGCCAGGGGCCTGGCACTGGACCTGGCTAGCGAGCCCTGTTTGGCTTTGTAAATGGTGAAGGGCTTTCTCACCGTGGAGTTGCCTTGATGCCCCTGGAAGGACTGGGGACAGAGACGTGTGCTCCTCATTCAGGGCCAGGGAACCTCTCAGGTGTCATCCAGGCCTGAGATTTGGGGACCTGACAGCTGGGAAATCAAGGTCCAACAGAGAGGATGGCTACACCACTCCTGTCCCCCAAAATGATAGCCGCACAGCTGATGGCAGCGCCCAGGCCTTCTGGGTCCCAGCCCGCCTGGCCTCTCTGCAGCCTCCTCTGCTGGGAGGAGACACTGGGCCTGTGAGGAGACTCACCTTCCCCTTTCTTTAGGATCCAGGGATTCAGCCTTGGGCCAGTATTCCCACATTGCCATGGAAACCACCCTCCAGGAGCACCAAGTCAGGCAGATGGAATTCCATTTCGGAAGATCCCGCTGCCTGGTTTCCATGACTCACACTCGAGGCCCTTGGCCTCCAAGCTGCTTTGGCGTCGTGGAACAGCTGGAGGGCAGCCTGGAAAGGCGCCTGGATCCGCCTGCCCTACCCCCACCCGGGTTCCTGGGGGCTTTGGGCACAGCCCTCACCACCTGAGGCTGCAGTGCCCTGACCTGTATGGTGTCCAGAAGGCGAAGCCCAGGCTGGTCAGTATGGGATCCGGGAGCTGTGAGGGGCCCGCATCCAGCTCCCTCCCATCTCACAGatgggaagacagaggcagagggaggaaaacAGCTCTGAGTAAAGGTGCAAGGCCCAGGCTCCAGGATTCAGCCCTTGGTCCCACTGCTTACTACTAGCTGCACATCCTtaggggaaacaaacaaacaaacaaacaacaaaaaaccaatcaCGGAgcctctctttgcctcagttttctcatccataaattGAGAGTATTGGCACCGACCCCAGAGTTGCCAGGAGGGTCTTTGGCAGCAAGTTGAACCCAGTGCCCGGCCCAGGGATGCGTGTCTTCAACACGAGCTGCTGTCAGCCACATTTCAGTGTCACAGGGAGGTGGCGAAGCACATTCTCTACCCAGATTAGAGTGATCAGGAAGCCTTTCGTCTCAGACCCCAGATCCCTGTTCTTCCAGGAATGTTTTTGGTGGAGGGCAAAGCCAGCTTGTTCCAgggagtaagtcagaaacagtCTGTCCCTGTGCTGCTGCCCAGTCTTGGCCTGGCTGCGAGCAGTTGGGGTCAGCTGGCAAATAGGGTGTGAATGGTGGAAAGGGGAAAGGGCACACTAGTGCCACTCCAGTGGATGCCAGTGGGCGGGGATTGGGCATTGGTCTGCCCAAGCCAGCTTCAGTTGCCTCCCGCAGGCTCTCGGCCTGGCTGGGGGCAGATATAGCCTCCTAGACCCTCCAGCCTGGAAGAGACCGTCTGGATCCAACTTCTGCCAGTGCTTGGATCCCTTCTTGGGTTTCTGCTTGCATCCCTCCTGTGACAGGGAGCTCATTACCTCAAGAGATAGCTTAGGAGGGCCTGGGAGCCTCTTGGGGGTTCTCAAGTTCTCCTCCACTGAAGTTGGGGttctggggcagaggtggggctgtGGAAGCAGGTCAGCAGTAGCCTCCGCAGGTCTCCTGACTGGGCAGCCCCGGACATCCTGGCCCAATTCTCCAGCTTCCTTCCTCTGTACCCCCCCTCACCACCCCCTAGTCTCCCCCAGCTCCCTGACCTCACCTTCCAGCCTTGCTCCCCCTGGACCCTGCACCTAGTGTCCCCTCCCTGGATCCCTCCCACGGACCTCCTACCCTGGAAAGTCTCCAATTTCCTTCTCTTGCTGCTGAAGGCtgcccctcacccctgcctctcTCTCAGTGCTCTCAGGCCCTCGCAACAGATCCTGGGCCTCAGAGAAGGCGCTCCCGAGCTCTTGTTTTGCTTACAATCAGCAACATCTGTGAAACATCTGGTTTTGCCTGGCCTCTCCCTGGCCAGGccaggcaggagggaagggggtaCCCTGGGCCTGCTGCCGCCGGGGTGCCCTCCCTTGGGCTGGAGGAGACAGCGGGGCCTAGGTGACGGGTTGGCGTTGAGGAAGAGCCATGGAACTCACCTGGGCCTGCTCAGGGTGATGGCAGCGAAGGCatagctggggctgggggcaggcagtGCCAGGCTGCAGATGAAAAAAAGTGATGGCTTGTGTGGCACACACAGGAGGGTCCATTCCTTATCTCCACCAAGGCCTCACCACAGGCCTGGAGAAGGTCTGaggattgttttcattttataagtgaggaaGTTAAGGATCAGAGAAAGGGGACAAGTACCCGGAGAGGCTGAGCGGGAACTGGAACTCCAGCCCCAACTCCCAGGCAGCATCACACTGCCTCAGATCCTTGGCTTGAGGGCGgaggtctttctctttcttcattctttctttctttcctttctttctttctttctttctttcttttcttcttttttttctttcttctttatttctttctttctttctttctttccttccttccttccttcttccttccttccttcttctctcctccttgGCGTGAGGGCGgaggtctttctctttctttctttcctttctttctttctttctttctttctttctctttctttctttcttcttttctttccttccttctttttctttcttctcttctttctttcttcttatatttttccttcttccttccttcctcctcctccttccttccttttctttctttcttttttctttctttctttcttcttcttctttctttctttctttctttctttctttctttcgtggCTGCacgcaaggcatatggaagttcccgggccagggaatgaatctaaGACAtaactgtgacccacaccacagctgcagcaatgccagatccttaacccactgcgcccgGCTGGAGCTTGAACCTGCAGCTCCACAGGgaacccaaggcactgcagttggatttttaacccactgtgccacagggggagctccctaGGGCAGAGGTTTTCTAGGGAAGGCATGAGCTTAAGTGTGTGTGGCTTTCTGGCCCTGAATTTCAGCTCTCAGTAGAGCTGTGGGAGAAGTTGCTTTGCCTCTCTGCACCTTggttgcttcatctgtaaaatgggaataataagcCCACCTCAAGGAACTCATGTGGATTTGGTGAGATAATGAATCTGTGTAAGCCCTCAGCACAGAGGGTGCCCCATGTGGGGCcggagggaggcctggggctgCGACCGAGGGACCCAATGGATGAGGCCAGGCCCTGCAACCAGCTTCACAGGAGGAGGTGGCCCCACATCTACTCTGAAGCCAGTTTCTACCTAGATGGCTGGTGACTTAACGGCAAGGGCAAAGCCCCAAGGGGATGGAGTTGGGCCCCAGGCGCCGTTGGGCCCAGCACGACCCTCCCTGCCATTTCGGAGGTAACTGAATAGCACTTACACCGTTGAGCAGCTGCCCGGCCTCCAGACCAGTCCCAGATGCCTTTGCGACCTTGGCTGAGGCCCCTCCTCTCTTCTGGGAAACAAGGAGAATCAAGCCTTTCCTCCTATCTGAGGACCTTCTGGAGGGGCAGATGGCGCTGTGTGTGAGGGGCTGGGATTCAGGCTGAGTGGGTCTCTGTATGTAGGGTCTGCGTGTCTGTGTCTCCGTGTGTGGGTACATGTGAGTTGTTAGGATTCTAAAAATAGGGTTTAGCCACTTCCCCGGAGGAATGGAGGGGCCGACTTGGATGAAGCAGCCTACCTACCCCTGGGCCCTGGGTCTTCCTGAGTTCAGTGCGCCTCAGGACATGGCCCTTCGGTGTCCTCTAGTCAGGCTGGGCTGAGGAAGGATCTGCTGGTTATTCGCACTCTTTCCCTTGAGGTAAAGTCCACAGCCTACCTGCCTGTGCTGTGCTTATGCAcaccccccctccacacacacacacatacacacacggaGCTCGGCTGAGAACAGTCTTTCCCAGGGGGCGAGCTCAGGTTGTGACTCCacggaaaatataaaaatatgaaaggggTGAAGAAAGCCAGGGTTCTCTCCTGGAGGCGTCTGACTCTGACACCTCGGGCTGTATTTGCTTCTCCCTCTGAAGGGTTCTGGCATGGGGACTGGCCCCCGTTCCTGGAACCGGTCCATTGTGAGGCACTGGAGAGCGGTGACTAAGATAGTGGGCTTTGGAGGCTGACAGGGTTTGAGGCCAGGCTCAGGTCCTTAGTTGCTGCATGACCtgaggcaagtcacttaacctctctgatccaCTGGGTCCCCATTTGTAAAGAGGGTGTCATAATAGTTTCCACTAATAGGGTTGTCGTGAAAGATAAAAGCAACCTGTGAGCCCTCTGCATACAGCCCTTCTGGTCTGCCTTCAAGTCCTGGAATGAaggttcccccaccccccttcaacctcagggcctttgcatgtgcacTTCCCTCTGGCTAGAACattctttcctgcctcccttcgTTGTTAATGATAATGACAAGaacaatagctaatatttattgagcacttaatacTTGTCAAGTGCTGTGCTGAGTATTTGTCTGACCCTTTCTTATCTTACGCTCACTACAACCCCATGAGCTAAGAGTCTTGAGGATGCATTCTGAAGCCAGATTGCTAGGGAGGTAACTTCCAGCTCTTCCTCTTAGTTGTATGACTTAGGGCAAGTTGCTtctctttctgggcctcagtttacccatctgtaCATGGGGACAGGCATAAGACTAGTACCACAAGGTAGCTATAATGAGAATTAAAAGTTTTAACACATACAAAGTGCTTAGAACCATGCCTAACACATTGTAAATGTTATataagtgggttttttgtttgtttgtttttctttttagggctgcaggtgtggcatgtggaagatcccaggctagggatccagttggagctgcagctgccagcctacaccacagccatagccacgtgggatcagagctgtgtctttgacctacaccacagctcacagcaatgctggatccttaacccactgagtgaggccaaggcttgaacccgcatcttcatggacattcgtcgggttcgtttctgctgagccatgatgggaactccctacataagcattttattaataaaactcTATGTCTCAGACaagcaaactgaggcacagagagattatgCCTTGCCCACGTTTACATTGCAACAGAGGTAGATGGGTTTTGACCCCAGGCTGGCTGGGTCCAAAGTACCTAATGCCTTTGAGCATAAGCTATATGTATTCCTAGCCCTTCCTCCTCTAGAGCTCGGATTAGatgtcacttcctcagggaagccttccctgattgccCTGAAAAGGGAAAATCCCTGCTATCTGTTCATAAAGTGCCTTGTGCCCTTCTCTCAtggcacatgccatgggtggcaATGACTTACACATATGTGTCCATTTCGTTGCAGTCTGTCTTGTCTTCCCAAGTAAAAATCCCTTGAGAATAGGGACCACGTCTGTCTTGCTTCTTACTGTTTCCCCGGCATTATTACATTGCCTGacagtaaatgcttaataaatacttattcaATGAATGGAAGGCATATGATAGTCCTTAGCATGGTTAGCAGTTGTATAGGATAAGCTCATGAGAAAAGGTGAGAAGCCACTATATGAGTAAATGTTGAGTTCTGTTATGAGTGACATGACACATAAGGTAGAGTTTGTAACCTCTCTCACATAAAggaaattaatatatacacatccCAGGGCTGACATGGGGTCTCCCTGATCATGAAGAAATCTAATTTCCCctactttattgctttgccattCTCAAATTGTAACTTCCACTTTGTGTCCATAATGGCTGCTTGAGCTCCAGCCATCACCTCTGCATTCCAATTTGTGATAAGGGTGAAGGAGTAAGAAAGAGAGGGCAAAAGGTGGATGTCACATGGTCCTAGTTCATTACAAGCAGGGCTGGAGAATGTAGTCTGAATCCAGATAAGCCAC
The nucleotide sequence above comes from Phacochoerus africanus isolate WHEZ1 chromosome 2, ROS_Pafr_v1, whole genome shotgun sequence. Encoded proteins:
- the RGS3 gene encoding regulator of G-protein signaling 3 isoform X7, translating into MLRGMYLTRNGNLQRRHTMKEAKDMKNKLGIFRRRNESPGAQPAGKTDKVMKSFKPTSEEALKWGESLEKLLVHKYGLAVFQAFLRTEFSEENLEFWLACEDFKKVKSQSKMAAKAKKIFAEYIAIQACKEVNLDSYTREHTKDNLQSVTRGCFDLAQKRIFGLMEKDSYPRFLRSDLYLDLINQKKMSPRFRGHGGGAQRSHQAGCVPPHCLPLPATGGQASPEGCVRTDRRTFG
- the RGS3 gene encoding regulator of G-protein signaling 3 isoform X8 gives rise to the protein MKNKLGIFRRRNESPGAQPAGKTDKVMKSFKPTSEEALKWGESLEKLLVHKYGLAVFQAFLRTEFSEENLEFWLACEDFKKVKSQSKMAAKAKKIFAEYIAIQACKEVNLDSYTREHTKDNLQSVTRGCFDLAQKRIFGLMEKDSYPRFLRSDLYLDLINQKKMSPRFRGHGGGAQRSHQAGCVPPHCLPLPATGGQASPEGCVRTDRRTFG